The region GTGTTTAGGGCATTACGATGAGCCGACTTGCGTTAAAGTTTGCCCTATAGACTGTGTAGTGCCAGATCCTGAACATGAAGAAACAGAAGCAACATTAGTCAAGAAGTTTGAGCTTTTGTATCAGCTGGACGCCAAATCAGCATAAGCCTGATCAGTTTGAGACGATTCAGTTGAAGACAAAAGCACTCAGTCCCTTCCCTTCTGCGTTAACCTACTTAGATTCCAACGTCAGTGAGTTCCCGCACTCACTCAAACGCTTATTCACGCGCTATTAGAAGTAATAGCGGTAACCGAATTGAAATTGTCGCTCAATTAAATCGACAGGCTGTTCGAGGTAAGCTCTAGCAGCGCGCTTGGCGTCGATAAGGTTGTACTCTGCCAGCACGTAGCTCTGCTTGTTTAGGCGATAACGATACGCCAACGACAGTGCGTTGCCATTTTCTTCATTGTTATCCCCCACCGTTGCATCGCGATCATCAACATTAAAGTGCTCTAGCCTGAGTGCGAGATGATGTGACTCCCAAAAGTGACGCAACATCGCAAAACCGCTGTCGTAGTCGTTATTCACTACATCTTCAAAGGTTGGCGAGGTCATGTAGGTGCTACCTGTCATGTATTGCCCAATAAGCTCCCACTGTTTAGCGAGGCGATATTTGACACCAGCATGGGTAAACGCGGTCGTCCATGTGTATTGCCCTTGTTTTACTATGCCCTCTTGCGCTTGGTTATCGTAGTGACCCAAATCTACGCGCAATTCGCGCTTGTATCGCCAAGACGCGGCAATATGCGCGCCCCAGCGATCATCTAACTCACGAAATGGATCTGAAGTCCTCGCTTGTTCGGCAAGCTCTCCTGTCAGCGCAGGAAAATATGGCACCTTGAGCTTTTCGTGGAGCAGTGTTTGACGGCTACCAATCGTCCAGCCGTGCCAGGCTAACATCGCGCCGGCAGGGTCATTGTTTTGAAAAAGTGAAGCGGTTAGGGAAAAGGAATGATCTGAGCTAGTAAACTTACCCAGTTTATCAATGGTGAATTGAGCGCCTGTGCTGCGCAACTCTTCACCTATCCAGTTGTTGATGGCACTCGATGTCAGGGTGTATGGGGTTGACCACGCCGTCGCAATATTTTCCATACTCACTTGTGGGTAAAATACACCAAGTTTTGACTGTAAGCGCCAGCCACTGTCGTTTGGTACGCCCTTGTAGGCGAGATAACCTTCAGTGAAACCAATGGCATTGTTACCGCGATCAGCAAAACCGTTACCCACCAGTGTTAACGACCAGTTGTTTTCCCAATCAACATGATATTGTAAGCCCAACTGGCCGATGGCGACGCCACTGCCATTATCGAATCGAAACTTGCCGTAATCGCCTTTTAAATAGCTATTACCATTGGCACTACTGTCGGCGTGATAAAGTCTTAAATCGATGAGTCCCTTAACGGAAACATCTGCGGCCATAGCGGTGCCGCTTAGCATTAGCAGTGATAATGCCAAGCCATTAAAAAGCGATTGTTGCATTTAATTTTTCGTTCTGCTTATTTGGTATGGGGTATTGTCAATCCATTGTTCAAATACATCTGCCGGCAATGGCTTACTGATAAAATATCCCTGCGCTAATTGGCAATTTTGCGCTTTTAACCACAACAACGCAGTTTCGTCTTCGATGCCCTCAGCAACCACAGAAAGCCCCATATTGTGTGCAAGTTCTAAAGTTGACCGAACTATGATCTTATCACTTTCATCCGTCGAAAGGTGTTGAACAAATGAGCGATCAATCTTTAATTCGTGTACGGGCAATTGTTTTAGCTGTGCCAATGATGAGTAGCCAGTACCGTAATCGTCAATCGAGAGCTTAAAGCCATGTTCACGTAAGTAGCACAGTATTGCCGTTGCCTGCTCGGCATCTTCAACAACCGCTTCTTCTGTCACTTCAAGCGTAATAGCGTTATCACTTAACTGGTGAGCCTGTTTTAAATCAATCACAAAGTCAGGGTAAGACTTATCCATAATATTGGCGGCCGAAATATTGATCGCAATGTTAATATCCAAACCTTTTTGCTGCCAGCTAACATACTGGTTAACAGCAGCTTGGGTTACCCACCGCGTTAGCGCGTCCATTTGCCCTGTTTTTTCCGCAATACTAATGAAAGCATCCGGTGGAATAAGCCCCTTTTCAGGGTGTTGCCAGCGCACTAAAGCCTCAACATGGCTAATGGTCATGTCAGATAAGCGCAACTTTGGCTGATAGAACAAAGTCAGTTCATCTTGTTCAATCGCTTGTTTCAAGCTGTTCGTTAAAAACAAGCGTTCAACCGCGTTTTGATCAAACTGAGGGTCGTAAACTTGGTAAGGTTTTTTGTTCTTTTTCGCATGCTGCAGCGCAACATTAGACTTTTGTAATAGCTCGGTTTCCTGACCGCCATTGTGGAGTGTTGAAATGGCAATTCCCAGAGCAAACTGCAAGTGTAAACTGATATTTTCATATTGGCAGCGAATCGTAAGCTCTGCCAATAATTGCTCGACTAAAGGCGCTATGTC is a window of Thalassotalea euphylliae DNA encoding:
- a CDS encoding YfhL family 4Fe-4S dicluster ferredoxin, with amino-acid sequence MALKILASCINCDMCDPECPNQAIALGEEVYEIDPDRCTECLGHYDEPTCVKVCPIDCVVPDPEHEETEATLVKKFELLYQLDAKSA